The Mercenaria mercenaria strain notata chromosome 6, MADL_Memer_1, whole genome shotgun sequence genome contains the following window.
TGTAAttttatgttggtttttttttttttttttttttcatgtcttgATTTTCCTTGAGATGCAGGGCTGTTCAGATGTACATCACTACGTGTTCTACTCTACAATATTCAAGCCAGTTAAGCTTGGTAGTGCACTATATTGAAAACTGATTGATAGGCTAGATCCAATGCCGATGGCAATAAAAAAATGTCCTGATTTGACTTGCACTGCACATGCAGGTTTTCTGGTTAATGAAAGTTTTGTTATTTAAAGTTCATTGCAGACAGGCGGTCCTGTAGGTGATTGAAGTTTTCTATTTACTTGTTTATACAGTGTTGTGGATAGATCATTTTGCCAGGAATTAACCATGGAATAATAATAATTCACAAGTGTTAAGATAAATTCTGCAATGTGAAATTTGAactaaggttgtttttttttttttttagatttttagagaaaaagaatattttgtaaaGTGTGGATTCATAACTTTAGATATATAGAAGCATATCATTTTGTCTcatgacatgtttttttaaactttcatatAGGTTCAATTATCAAGACTAAATAACTGTTGAATTCTAGTAGTATGTCTAAAGTAACATAAATGTCAAGCctgttttaaaaaggttttaacGGCTTATATTATCTACACATATTTAACTGTGAAAGTGCAGGCAAACTCATGTAAATTATTATTAGGATGCCTCCAGGTTATCAAGGtagataagaattttttttctctataGAATATAATTAAGGTCAATGTTAATTGGTTACGAAGAAAGTGTACACTGATATACAGtgacataaaataatatttaataacaGTTGTATACACTTACCAAAAGAAGGAAATATCTTAGAATCAAGGTATTTATTAGAAAAAGTGGAACGGTATTTGAGATATCagtatatatatcattttatatttataagataaaacatcttgaaaaacaaaagtGGAAATAATAAGTTATACATGGATATTGTTATTCAGCTGTGGATGAATTCGTGCAGTAACTGCAGATATAAGTCTACTGggcaatttaaaataaaaaactttttttctaaaaatagtgcTTAAAGTGAAATTCTCAGGATATATTGCAGGTACACTTAACAGTGAACATGCTAACATGCCAAAGTTGCAgtcaaagttttatataatgtctttcAATGTTCATCGGGAGAAGTTCTACCAAGGATGGCTGTTCCGCTTACTATGGGCACCTTCCGCTGGTATATAGAGAACACTTTGAAAGTTATCTTATTTGAAATGttcgatttcagaacaatttCACACTTAGGTGACTCTCTTCCAAGATTGATAAATCATCACCATAACCTTAAAGAAACAtgtttgagctgtgaaactctGGTGAGAGATACAGGGCCATTATGGtcttcttgtttttaaattacccTCCTCTAAATTGTTTACACATTTTTGTCTGAGCATGTCTTTTGAATTGTCTATTGGCAGAGACTGGGTAAATCAAGTCTGTTTGAATTGTTAttcgcccgaaggaacgtattatgttttacacccggtgtccgtccgtccgttagtaatttcgtgtccgctctgaaaCTCCcagaaccccttgaaggattttgaagaaattcgacacaaatgtttaccacatcgagacgacatgcagagcgcatgttctggattgttcgcttcaaggtcaaggtcacacgtagacgtcaaaggtcatatgactttgttttgtgtccgctctgtaactcttgaactgcttgaaggatttcctAGAAACTTAGCAcgaatgttcaccacatcaagacgacttgcagagcgcatgtttcggatgacatgcttcagggtcaaggtcacacttaggggtcaaaggtcatatgactttctTTCCTGTGTATTTAGCTCTTCATTGCCATTCcattgctcttgtttttatttggcatattcCTTTTTGCTCAcctacaatattttttaattacttcccttttatgttactataaatagcttattttgtaactttttaattattggccgtaccacttttctgtggtacaacacggACGGTACCCTCAATTTTTAGctgtattttaacatatttgtatCTGGTAAGGATTATCTGTGggcttagatttttttttggaatttcatCCCTTTGTGGTtcttcaacagtcaagttttttaaattttgctcccattctctgatataacccttcgatcacacttagggttcaaaggttataccttcgggcgtatattgcttcgcattgcggtgctcttgttttcttttaaaatacctCTACTAAGGACATTTAAGTACATcatcacaccctattacctgatgtccaccacgccgagggatgcggctgccacagaggtcagaaatcaataacgatgagtagtggtgttagtcttttgagctgtattttttcatttcgactttccatgaaaatattctggtgcaagcatacgtgtaaatgccttaacatattatagaattaatcctggtcgccaactttgcgaaataaagaagtattcagctgtttaaattggacgtttattaaaattgatgcgaaaatcatattcaacggcccaattcgaagtgttcaCAAGATATTTTGATCGAATTTACCATACAAGTCAAACgaccaatcatctggggataatcctggcaagtttcaagtctgtccgtacgtctacaccgacgttatgaccctccaaagggacccgcgtatagtcacgtatgataaactttaccgcagagggcatttttaaatgatgcccatcccaccgaggagtcaaaatataggataccgtttacggcagaggggaattttgtgtaaaaacgtctattttggctgtttgtttcgcttttaagtcttgggaggtcatggaatcatttgcagtatgcattgtttatatacttatttttaataatgggcgattttcaatggcgaacaccgctgtaacacagtgtcaatcagtctagattgtatttctgtctccgacattgcatactatctgctacatgtacatgtatagattggttctgctgctgtaaatgttcattttgtaaattcatttttgtttcaaattcttttatgatgaaatatacagaaataatgatatcttaagtcCTGATACTTGCGTTCTTGCAGGATTCTGTGTTGAAGTTACGGTTAATAGTAGGTATTAAAacgttttacatttattatatacagctttcatttaaatacacatcagatcatatagtttaacacagtttgtcgagtagtatatttaagcatatatatttgaaatgcatgagaattgtttaaaaaaagctaagacactgatttgcagcttacgctagagtgattgaccatttaagtacatggaactggaataagatgaaaacatttggaatgctggatataggacagaaaacatataccgacgtgattccaaatgaaggtgaaatattcatttctagtgaCCAGCGTGTAGGCATGTATCGAagttacagggcaaaatatcaaaattgaatacatctttaaagttttcaagagagatcgatcagaatgaaatcttcatttcagatagtaactcggtaataacagatggtttagttatttccattgcattttgatagatctctCTTAACATGACATTTAACTAAATGGTTAATCactccagtgttaacttcaaaataattgttacagtaataacacgtgtatgccttcatcgttggttctgaaattgaatataaaataaattgtttagaacatttctgtaaacggttaatgaataacagctttatttagaaccgatcacttgacttatgccactgacaacaaatatatttaaattttctagcctaacggatcttttatgtagaactatgttactatcagtagcctcttagtatgaaagcttaataatgcaaaataatttgatatttaatattaacctatattcaacactgaatccagcaagaacgaaAGTACCAGGACTTAGACTTTCGTTGCTGGCAGCAAATGtttgtatattatgataaaaaagaaacaaaaatgattttacaaaacgaagactttcagtggcaaaacaactctatacatgtacagtatcagaTTGTATGCAATGTAGGATATATATCTAGactgattgcaaaacgatttatcatttaatataaaccgtaaattcaacactgaatccagcaagaaggCAAGTACCGATACCAGCAGGActtacgatatcattatttctgtatatctcatgataaaagaaattgaaacaaaatcgagtttacaaaacgaagacttatagtagcaaaacaacgtcggagatagatagaagttcaatctagactgattaccaCCGTGTtacagcactgttcgccattgaaaatcgcccattattaaacacaagtataaacaatgcatactgcaaataattccatgacctcccaggtctcaaaagcaaaacaaacagccaaaatagacatttttacacAACATTTCCCTCTAggtaaaaatgccctctgcggtaaagtttatcatacgtgactgtacccgggtccctttggagggtaaTAACGttggtgtagacgtacggacagacttgaaacttgccaggattatccctagttgattgatcgtttgacgtgtgaggtaaacccgatcaaattattttgtaaacacttcagactgggccgttgaatatgattttcgcatcaattgtaataaacgtccaatttaaacagctgaatacttctttatttcgcaaagttggcgaccaggattaatcatataatatgttaaggcatttacacatatgcctgcaccagaatattttcatggaaagtcgaaattaAAAAGTACAGCTCAAAAAACTAACATCACTAttcaccgttattgatttcctacctctgtggcagccgcatccctcggcgtggtggacatcaggtaatagggtgtgatcATAGTACGATCAAAGTCGTTGTGAAGTGTACAAACTTAACTGATTGTAAAATTTGTTcgttcagaaaaaaatcatttattgtcTGGAACGTGACttgacagtttgtttgtttgtttgttttgggtttaacgccgattttttttcaacagtatttcagtcatgtaacggcggacagttaacctaaccagtgtccctgtattctgtaccagtataaacccgttctcctcaagtaactgccaacttccccacatgaattatcagaggtggaggacgaataatttcagacacaatgtcttatcaaatcgtcacggagaacatacgccctgcccggggaACGAACTCGCGACACCGCGATCCGCAGacctctccctattgagctaagcgggcgggctatgaCTTGACAGGTTCGGTGATATGCAGGTTCCCAGTTCAACagtccagtttgtttagttcttctattaaagggtcataatgcctttgtttataatgtggctgccacattgtTTGTTACgaacataaaatgtattaatttctaGTTAAATCCTATTTTCTGTTATTAATTTCTCCAATacttgtcaaaggtttgaatattaattaacATAGTAGTAGGCCCAAGCTTAAAATCCATTGTTTTTTATTAGCTATCTTTATAGATCTAACTGTATGAGTTCATGTGCGGTATTGAAATTATAACTTCTCTTATCATGTAATTTATACACAGCATCTATTTAGACAACAGTTTTTACTGCTCTGTCTTTTTAAGTTTATTAAAACCTTATGGAACTTAACGTGAGTCGAATAAATTACTGTTATCATCAATCCATATGAACTTTGTAACAGCAAGTAACGTAAATCTTACAACTTTCATTTTACACGTGTAAGTAAAGTTGTAAATCACCTGAAGCCGCTGAATATTTTTACTAACTAAAAATCACAGCAGTAGCAATTACAGTTACATGTTCAAAAGTAAGATTCGCTACAAAGATAATTGTAATATAACCGTATAATTATAAAGAAGCAATTTCTAATATTCCAGAGTGATCCTACAATTAATACAAAATGCGTGTTAAAATATTTCTGCATGTgatatctatatacatgtagttgataTAGCTGCCTTCATTTGCATGTAGCATGACTGAGTATGATTAAATGGCCATAGGGGAAAGCGGGGCACATATTCGAATTCTGGTACAGACTATCCTAGTGTAATCTGAACTCGACCGAGTTTTTCCGTAATCAGAATTTATTTAAATTCAGTTAGATGTTGAAAGAATTTGTAACCCGACCCTTATGCTTTTGTATTTTATATCAGACTAGTATATTGCATTGTGGCctatatgaaaaataatgaaacatgATTAAAACAAATCATTCAGTAAGATTTTTACTACATGACATCAGAACAAACTATTAATATCTTTTTCTAATGTCTTTTACATATTAACGCCGGTCTCAATTTGGCCAGAGGAATGTCCACaggagagagagggagagagagagatgtACGGCTAGCATATTCTCACTCTATGTGAAAATACAATTAACAAGTCTGATGTTACGGATGTATAACGCCGATACAGCTTCCTATTCGAATGGGTTATAACGCACAAGTGTGGGAAATACCGGAAGTACGATAACGTTGTAAAAGAATGGTTGTTGCGCCAAATTTATACCAACTTATCTCATATTTGTTAGGCACGTGGACTGGTGAATAATTTCACTGTGAAATGTTTACTTCCGTTACTTGAATTGTCCGCCAAATACGCgttaataccaaaaaaaaatgttgagaaaTGTCAATTTAGTGTATCTAgtgaatattttatatacataccaGTTCATCGTACACCAGTTTCAGCTTGCCAATCAAAATGTTTATACGACGAGAACGAGTTAAATATCGTTTCAGGCAATAAAACTGTGaaataaaaatggcaaagatTGACCACCTACTTAGACATATCCAGAAATGATATAAGGTGATTGTGCATTAGCATATTATGAGACTAGACGTAAACAATGGTATTGAGGGAAGTGTCTCATAATATTTCACTTTTGTCGCAAATTTGAGCTCAGTCCGAATACCCGTTGCCAATCGAGTTAAATTCAGTTTCGATCTTTAGAGGCCCTTTCAAGTCTAATACAAAAGGTCTGCGACTGTCTCTGGCAGACTTCTAGGCATCCCGGTGCCGGTAGAGTTAATGTCGGTTTCTGGCGCCAAGGATCCTCCCGAATCTAATACAACGGTCTGCAACTGTCTCTAGAACCCTTGTAGACGTCCAGGATCCCCGGTGCCATTCGAGTTAAAGCCAGTTTCGGTATATGGAGACCCTCCCGTGTCTAATACAATGGTTTGCGACTGTCACTGTCACCCTTTCAGACTTCCAGACATTCCGGTGCCAATCGAGAAAAGGTCAGTTTTGGGCTCCGGGAACCATCCTTAGTCCAATACGTCTGTCTACGACACTTTCTGACACCCTTGCAGACTTCCAACGTTTGAAAACCGAAAGTAATAACTTATTCCCCGAGTTCTACAATTTACGCCCGTAAACCTATATATCGTTACACACGCTTCGATTTCCAAATACCTTATACGACTATAACAGATTTCAACATACAAGTTTTTGTTTATGTTGCAGTTCTCCATCTATATCCCGCAGTGTTACAGTGCCTAGCCACTTTTATAACGCTTTCCGATAATGCTTATTTTGGacaaatttctttccttttcaaGTGCGTTTTCTACCCAACGTTCCACCCGCTACAGCGACTTCTCAGCGGCGTTCTGTAACGCCCTTCCAGCTCCTTGTTGATTGAAAGTTTGTACTTTTTTCAGAACTTTCTTTTTCAAACTGATATTTCTCTTGCTTAATCGAATATTTCCACGCCTCCTCAGTACCGTATTTTCCAACGACTCGAGAACGGATGCCGTTTCCTTAATGGACCTATAAACATGATCTTCTTTGAGAGCACGACACCACAGTATAGTTTAACCAAAGGTGTTTGCTATCGTCATCTCATATTTGTCTCTCATGTCATGGACATGAGAAACTGCTTTAACTCGATTGGTACCGGAATGCCTGGAAGTCTGCGAGGGTGCCAGAGACAGTCGCAGACAATTGTATTAAACTCGCGAGGGTCTCTGGAGCCCGAAACTGACCTTATCTCGATTGGAACCAGGATGCGTAGAAGTTTGTGAGGGTGCCTGAGACAGTTGCATACCCTCCGAGTTAAGGCCAGTTTCGGGCTCCAGCGATCCCCCATCATTCCCCGAGTCTAATACAATGTTTTGCTAATACAGCCATCGCTATACTACTTCTggtgaaattttcttttattatttcacgtaataatgaaaaaaaaaaacggcaatGGGGAGCTGTGGTCTAGTGGATATGGTGCCGGCCGCTGTATCCAGGGATCgttggttcgagccccactggggtcacgatcatgacttctcatatgacatcagtaatggtttttccaggaagctgactcgagagtggttacaataagcttgaagctttcatcacaattgagctaaaacaaattattataaactAAACAACGTCaacaattataaatttattttgcaaatcgACATATACATATAATAGCTTTAATAATATTTACACAGTTCAGAATATGTAGAGATGAACATAGCTAGAACAACAATCAAACAAGAAATGAAGTTAATTATCGAACGTATTCACAGTACAGGACACATAAGAATGAACACCCATGTTGCATTGGTGTATCTCAATCCGTTTCAAAGACAGTGAATTGCAAATACAGCACATGTTCATCTTTCGTCTGATTTTAATatccattgttgttgttgtcttgtaGCTTCCACCACTCCTGGTGCACTCCCCTTATAAGGATACCCCCATAACCTCCTTATAATGTTTAAATTGCTACAAAAATAGAAGTTTGTAAATTTTCGCAATTTTTGTTATTAATGCGCGCTGGGTAACTAAAACCATTAATGCAGCGACTACAGAGAAGTATAAAACAGTTGTTAAGTTGGATAAAATGTCCCTGTGTGTGTTTTGAAAGGTTTAAAGGTTCAAAGTATTATCATATAATATGTGTAAACAATAAACATCTGCTTGCAAAATATGTTCATTTCCAAGTGGACAATTTCGTCGAATTGTGCCCCAGTTTGTGTAGGTTCAAGCGTTACAGAAGATAAACATATTTCACTCAAATGAGTACTGCTAACTATTTGGGTCAAAATTGAAGAGATACATCAGGcagtaataaaattatacttgCATGTTAAATTTTATTCCTGTAGGTACAAATATATACCGGCTGGTATAAACTATAACATATCTGCATATAACATACCTGCATCTATATTTCTGTACTTGCATTTATAAATCGCACCTGCAGGGTTAACTTTTTACCCATAGGTAGAAATCAGGAATGTACGCAGATAACTACTTTTTACGTGTATATACTTTTGGTAAATACTTGGTAAGTACGTGTAGGTGTAAAACTGAAAAGGCAGGTACCATTATACCAACACGTATAATTATATACCTAAACGTATACTTAATTGATATACCGGCCCGTATTAAAGAATGCCTTCAGGTACAACTGAATACCCGTTGTTGCATCTTTACTTATGACCCGCATGGCATATATATATCTTGAGGGAGTCATCAACGTGGCTTGCAGGCGGTCTTGGGTTCTAACCTTGAGTTCGTCTGTACCTGCAATGCCAGCGTGTTTCCTCTAAGTAAGGCTGTATCGGTTCTTTCCAAGTAATCGTTCATGCCTGTAATGACGCCACAATGGCACATGCGGTCTGCTaagtgtacatttatacaaaaaaggTAACGTCGATTTGACGTTGAAtccaacagaaacaaaattacaGAATATGGCATATCTTACTTTATAATTCAGAAACGTAAATTACTTAAAGACATTCTACGATTCATGATTGTTGAAAGATTGTACATAAAATTATTGTCCAAGAAAACACGTCACTGAATAAGTGGCGCAACACACCAGCGACAGCACTATCTATAGCTCATTTTGTATTAGTTCTGCAATTCTTGCTCGAATGGGGTTGTAACACTTCGCGTTTCCAGCTACCAGACTACCAGCACCACACTCAAATATTTGCCATTTTGTTCCTGCACGAACAACCGAGCACATGATGACAGCTTGTGAACTTAAAGCATGCCCAAATGTGGTTTCACACAAATTAACGTTTTCGCTAGATGCttcataaaatttcaatgaagGGTTTCTGAACTCGGACAGGTTTGGTGACCGCCATGAACTTAGCGTGAAGTACAGATGAGTTATATTCCCAGGTACGCTTTTCAAATGAACATGGATCGTCTGATGTCCAGTCTTTGCCCCGGGATCAGTAAGATTTTTCTCCGAGTGTTTTATCGAATTGCTCAGATAGTATTTATTTGAAGAATGTGTCCAGTCGATGACCTGAACAAACTCATCCTTTCTGAAGGCCATGCAGGTAGCATCGAGGAAATCTGGATTCACAGGGGGGAATTCCCAGGACAGGTCAAACACCACGTGGTCCAAGTGTTCCGGAATACAGTATAGTGGCATAATCAAGGAAATATTTGAATTACTGGGAATGTTGTAGTCAGACAACTTGGCATCAGTCTACAAAGTGAAATGAGCTAATTCAATTAAATCATTTCATGGTTTTCAGAGTTTTATTGAAAGGTAATGGAAAATTATATTCGAAACAGTAACAGTGTTAAACATACGGATTATCATTCTATAATTTTCACTGTATCGGAACTATACTTAAACGGGAAAGAATGTTATGAATAAGCTGAAATTCTTTCCAAATGGGGcaagtatataaatacatataaattatacAGATTTGCACTCCAGTGTATTAAacgtaataaaaaaataaaaatctaaagaaaattatttaactttCTGCCAAATTAACATGTGAAGTCATTTATAAAGATGCGTGTCACGTTCTGCAAATGAAATTGTATGTGTAAGAAATTGTGTAATTTGGTAAacaatacatgtaaaatacaccatataaatatttttacctTCAAATTTGTGTCATTGTATATCAATCGCTGTTCTTCTACTCTCACACCTAGTTTTTCACTAATTTCCTGTTTCAGATCACCAATTCTCATATATGGTCGGAATGGAAACCATTCTGTGTCGCCGTTGATAGTTGATATGCTGATTAAATCGCCGCCAGGTTTTAGCAATTTAGTACGTTGTTCCAATACCTATGGTAAAACAGTACCCATGTTACtatcaaagtaaaatttttaCGTACCTTAGTTATTTCCGAGACTTTGCAAAGAGACCGAGTAACAAcgtaaaacaatacaaaattttGACCGTTTAGgcattataatgtaaaaaatcgGCTTTGTCGTTTAAAAAAGTGTGTATTCTTATTTGCTTGTATCCAAATATATGTAAACGTAAATATAAAACAACCATTAGCACAAGAATAAACTGTCTCTACTGTACCTTACTGTAGTCTACGAAAAGCCTATCAAGTTTAGCCTGGAAAAATTGAACCATTTGGCAATCTGAGTCGATGTGGACGTTGCAATTTTCATCTGGGCAAGTTCCTTCCTCGGTTATATGCTTTACAACACACTAAAGTTTGAACATAGAAATGAATATCGTTTTCAAGAATTAGAATCTATTACACATTCATGTGGCATATAATTTTTGCTTAGACCTGCATCAGTTTGtgacaggtgatttttttatgaaatataaaacctGAAAATATCTTTTAGATAAGATTATTCATTAGAAAGTGTACAGCTCACGCCAAACCGTCTACAATTAAGACGCATTTACACCTTCCTGAACGTTTATATAATATAACATGAAACGACCCTTGTAGCATAtttagatcaaaatatatttatgtaatatataacACACTGTATAGCACAGAAAGtagataattatgattattttccgAACAGTTTACCCTGAGACATTCAAGCAGTGCATGTTCACAATCTTCACTAGCAGTGGTTGATGGAAATTCATTCGGTGGCTTCACAGTATTACACATTGGACAAGACATACCTAAATAGGAAAAAGAGACACACATACTTATCAGGATCATCAATATTAGCTTGTCATCGACATCGTATAATTGGTGTTCCGTAGAATAACGTTTATGTGTTCACTTAAAAGAACAAGCCACCGctgaattaaaaatatgttttatgggGGTGACGTTGTTACAAACTTACATTATGCactattctaacatggctcgatttgccagttaaacaaagaagaaagtcaatctctgtatattctacgataaacaacgGTCGATGCGCGGTCCGGTAAGAGGGCATTCATTATAATGTCAATTATGACGTCTAATTGCCGCATGACATCTGGTTCATTACTACTTAAATAGATTAAGCCcaacataattttaccaaaatatttcattgaacatgtaagaatgaaaacaatcaatgccttcttgtggtttgtcgTCAAATTTAttacggttcatcgttcagatgcttagatattcaattc
Protein-coding sequences here:
- the LOC123549658 gene encoding uncharacterized protein LOC123549658 produces the protein MEGSNDHFDIVISFDSTYSMYSCLDNVKSKMHGMIRLLKSKIPDIRMGVIAHGDYDTDLYLIKYEDLTSDADTLCSFVSAAGCNRGSTMDECYELALHYSRTKMSWRVNSSRTLVLIGDCRPHEAADYQNKQNIDWEQEITLLRDMNVKINAVQCQNRTYADSFYQKIASTTFGHYVSLNDIRRIEEVLISICYREAGLGMETTVPPVLPSSFIQPNPSALTPMCTDTRAETTMQDNSDFDSESDSDDQSDNGMSCPMCNTVKPPNEFPSTTASEDCEHALLECLRCVVKHITEEGTCPDENCNVHIDSDCQMVQFFQAKLDRLFVDYSKVLEQRTKLLKPGGDLISISTINGDTEWFPFRPYMRIGDLKQEISEKLGVRVEEQRLIYNDTNLKTDAKLSDYNIPSNSNISLIMPLYCIPEHLDHVVFDLSWEFPPVNPDFLDATCMAFRKDEFVQVIDWTHSSNKYYLSNSIKHSEKNLTDPGAKTGHQTIHVHLKSVPGNITHLYFTLSSWRSPNLSEFRNPSLKFYEASSENVNLCETTFGHALSSQAVIMCSVVRAGTKWQIFECGAGSLVAGNAKCYNPIRARIAELIQNEL